A window of Hymenobacter aerilatus contains these coding sequences:
- a CDS encoding c-type cytochrome yields MKNMFLLLLCGTTLLACNSGSDTAKDKPEYTLADDTPALDTDSTTGADVTAQSHQPQIDTDVNKIGTTPTGGAVAAGAKLIEGSDCTSCHRQDMKLVGPAYAAVAEKYEATDANVSMLAKKVINGGKGNWGEIPMTPHPNLSEKDSEAMVRYILSLK; encoded by the coding sequence ATGAAAAACATGTTTCTGCTGCTGCTCTGCGGCACTACACTGCTAGCCTGCAATTCTGGCTCCGACACGGCAAAAGACAAACCCGAGTACACGCTGGCCGACGATACGCCCGCCCTGGACACTGATAGCACCACGGGCGCTGACGTGACAGCCCAATCGCATCAGCCTCAGATCGATACTGATGTTAATAAAATTGGCACCACGCCTACGGGTGGCGCCGTAGCGGCCGGCGCTAAGCTCATTGAGGGCTCCGACTGCACTAGCTGCCACCGTCAGGACATGAAGCTGGTAGGCCCAGCCTACGCAGCAGTGGCCGAGAAATACGAAGCCACCGACGCCAACGTGAGCATGTTGGCTAAAAAAGTAATCAACGGCGGCAAGGGCAACTGGGGTGAAATCCCGATGACGCCCCACCCCAACCTGTCGGAGAAGGATTCCGAAGCCATGGTGCGCTACATTTTAAGCCTGAAATAA
- a CDS encoding GMC oxidoreductase yields MAQNTYDAIVIGSGISGGMAAKELTEKGLKTIMLERGRNVEHIKDYVNANKAPWEFPHRGGKTQQMIKDYPVLSRDYTLNETNLDFWTNEQKSPYVEAKPFDWFRGYQVGGRSLMWGRQSYRHSDFDFEANAKEGIAVDWPIRYKDLAPWYSHAEKFAGISGNRDGLSQLPDGDFMPAMEMNVVEKDVAARIKKHFKDRDMIIGRTANITKPHNNRVNCQYRNKCWLGCPFGAYFSTQSATLPAAMATGNLTLRPFSIVTKILYDKDTKRAKGVEVLDAETNKTYEYFAKVIFVNASALNTAWVLMNSATDVWPDGLGSSSGELGHNLMDHHFRAGAHGEMEGYDDKYVFGRRANGIYVPRYRNLFGDKRDYLRGFGYQGGASREGWSRDVAEMSIGGDYKDALTEPGKWTMGITGFGEILPYHDNRTYLSKTEKDAWGLPVLVMDATIRDNEQKMRVDMMEDAKEMLEKAGLKNVNTYNNGYNLGGGIHEMGTARMGLDPKTSVLNKHNQVWDAPNVYVTDGAAMTSGACVNPSLTYLALTARAVDHAVSELKKQNI; encoded by the coding sequence ATGGCACAGAATACCTATGATGCAATTGTAATCGGTTCCGGCATATCGGGCGGCATGGCTGCCAAAGAGTTGACGGAGAAAGGTCTGAAGACCATTATGCTGGAGCGCGGCCGCAACGTAGAGCACATCAAAGACTACGTGAATGCCAACAAAGCGCCCTGGGAATTTCCGCACCGCGGCGGCAAAACTCAGCAGATGATTAAGGACTACCCCGTGCTGAGCCGGGACTATACCCTGAACGAAACCAACCTCGACTTCTGGACCAACGAGCAGAAAAGCCCCTACGTAGAGGCCAAGCCATTCGACTGGTTCCGGGGCTACCAGGTAGGGGGCCGCTCGTTGATGTGGGGCCGCCAGAGCTACCGGCACAGCGACTTCGACTTTGAAGCCAACGCCAAAGAAGGCATTGCCGTGGACTGGCCCATTCGCTACAAAGACCTAGCCCCCTGGTACAGCCACGCCGAAAAGTTTGCCGGCATCAGCGGTAACCGCGACGGCCTCTCCCAGCTGCCCGACGGCGACTTTATGCCGGCCATGGAAATGAACGTGGTGGAAAAAGACGTGGCGGCCCGCATCAAGAAGCACTTCAAGGACCGCGACATGATTATTGGCCGCACGGCCAACATCACCAAGCCCCACAACAACCGCGTAAACTGCCAGTACCGCAACAAATGCTGGTTGGGCTGCCCGTTTGGGGCCTATTTCAGCACGCAGTCGGCTACGCTGCCGGCGGCTATGGCGACCGGCAACCTTACGTTGCGGCCGTTTTCTATCGTTACCAAAATCCTCTACGACAAGGACACCAAGCGGGCCAAGGGTGTGGAGGTGCTGGATGCTGAAACAAACAAAACCTACGAGTATTTTGCCAAGGTTATCTTCGTCAATGCCTCGGCTTTGAATACGGCCTGGGTGTTGATGAACTCGGCCACCGACGTGTGGCCCGACGGCCTGGGCAGCAGCAGCGGCGAGCTGGGTCACAACCTGATGGACCACCACTTCCGGGCTGGTGCCCACGGCGAGATGGAAGGTTACGATGACAAATATGTGTTTGGCCGCCGCGCCAACGGTATCTACGTGCCGCGCTACCGCAACCTGTTCGGCGATAAGCGTGACTACCTGCGCGGCTTCGGCTACCAGGGCGGCGCTAGCCGTGAGGGTTGGAGCCGCGATGTGGCCGAGATGAGCATTGGCGGCGACTACAAAGACGCTTTGACGGAGCCCGGCAAGTGGACCATGGGCATCACTGGCTTCGGCGAAATCCTACCCTACCACGACAACCGCACCTACCTCTCCAAAACCGAGAAGGATGCCTGGGGCCTACCCGTGCTGGTGATGGATGCCACTATCCGCGACAACGAGCAGAAAATGCGCGTGGATATGATGGAGGACGCGAAGGAGATGCTGGAAAAAGCTGGCCTCAAAAACGTGAACACCTATAACAACGGCTACAACCTGGGCGGTGGCATTCACGAGATGGGCACGGCCCGCATGGGCCTCGACCCCAAAACCTCGGTGCTCAACAAGCACAACCAGGTGTGGGACGCGCCCAACGTGTACGTAACCGACGGTGCGGCCATGACCTCGGGCGCCTGCGTGAACCCTTCACTCACCTACCTGGCTCTCACGGCCCGCGCCGTAGACCACGCCGTGAGCGAACTGAAAAAGCAGAACATCTAA
- a CDS encoding sugar phosphate isomerase/epimerase family protein has translation MTTRRSFLKSAALLSAAACASPSVLAADKSYIGLQLYTVREAMQQDPTGTLAKVAALGYNSVEGATYTGSQKFYGMEPAAFAKVLKQNGLIMPSSHYILGEAMNNGQPTQGTILHGWDKAVDDAAQVGVKYMVCAYLMDSERDHYKKVAEYLNKAGEQCKKAGIQLCYHNHDFEFQTQNGQLPYDILLATDKNLVKMELDLYWATKAGKDPVELFKQHPGRFPLWHVKDMDKTPQRNFTEVGNGSIDFKRIFAQKKLAGMQYFFVEQDQTPGSPFDSIKQSVSYIKRTLV, from the coding sequence ATGACCACCAGAAGATCCTTTTTAAAATCTGCCGCCCTGCTATCGGCTGCGGCCTGCGCCTCCCCGTCCGTATTGGCCGCCGACAAATCCTACATCGGTCTGCAACTGTATACGGTGCGCGAGGCAATGCAGCAAGACCCCACCGGCACGCTGGCTAAAGTGGCGGCCTTGGGCTACAACTCGGTGGAAGGCGCCACCTACACCGGCAGCCAGAAGTTCTACGGCATGGAGCCCGCCGCTTTTGCCAAAGTGCTCAAGCAAAATGGGCTGATTATGCCCAGCAGCCACTACATTCTGGGCGAGGCCATGAACAACGGCCAGCCTACCCAAGGCACCATCCTGCACGGCTGGGACAAGGCTGTAGACGACGCTGCCCAGGTAGGCGTGAAATACATGGTGTGTGCTTACCTGATGGATAGTGAGCGGGACCATTACAAGAAGGTAGCCGAGTATCTAAACAAAGCTGGTGAGCAGTGCAAGAAAGCCGGCATCCAACTCTGCTACCACAACCACGACTTCGAGTTCCAGACGCAGAACGGTCAGCTGCCCTACGATATACTCCTGGCTACCGATAAGAACCTGGTGAAGATGGAGCTGGACCTGTATTGGGCCACCAAGGCAGGCAAAGACCCGGTAGAGCTGTTCAAGCAGCATCCCGGCCGCTTCCCGCTGTGGCACGTGAAGGACATGGACAAGACGCCCCAGCGCAACTTTACGGAGGTAGGCAACGGCAGCATCGACTTCAAGCGCATTTTCGCGCAGAAGAAGCTGGCCGGCATGCAGTACTTCTTCGTGGAGCAGGATCAGACGCCCGGCTCTCCCTTCGATAGCATCAAGCAGAGCGTTTCCTACATCAAGCGCACGCTGGTATAA
- a CDS encoding Gfo/Idh/MocA family protein, whose protein sequence is MKLRLGMIGGGQGSFIGGVHRMAASLDGLYELVAGAFSSNPDTSRATGQELNLAPDRVYGSYQEMLEQEAQRPEAERIQVVSIVTPNHVHFAPAKMALEHGFDVVLDKPITFSLAEAKELRTVVETTGRRLCLTHTYTGYPMLKEAKQLVADGVLGTIRKVYIEYPQGWLSTYEEGGANKQAAWRTDPARSGAAGAMGDIGTHAFNLLEYVSGLQVTKLCADINVVVPGRQLDDDGAVLLKMSNGASGVLVATQVAAGEENNLRVRLYGEKGGLDWQQADNNTLLVKWLDKPTEIRRTGAPYLSAAALHNSRIPAGHPEGYLEAFANLYRNFALTLLANLGGPAAPAEAADYPGVEDGVRGMAFIESVIASGKSEQKWTAFTV, encoded by the coding sequence ATGAAATTACGACTGGGTATGATTGGCGGCGGGCAGGGCTCCTTCATTGGGGGTGTCCACCGCATGGCCGCTTCCCTCGATGGGCTCTATGAGCTGGTGGCCGGCGCCTTCAGCAGCAACCCCGATACCTCCCGCGCCACCGGCCAGGAGCTGAACCTCGCCCCCGACCGCGTATACGGTTCCTACCAGGAGATGCTGGAGCAGGAAGCGCAGCGGCCCGAAGCTGAGCGCATCCAGGTGGTCAGCATCGTAACGCCCAATCACGTGCACTTTGCGCCTGCCAAGATGGCCCTGGAACACGGCTTCGACGTGGTACTGGACAAGCCCATCACGTTTTCGCTGGCTGAAGCCAAGGAGTTGCGCACGGTGGTAGAAACCACTGGCCGGCGCTTGTGCCTCACGCACACCTACACCGGCTACCCCATGCTGAAGGAAGCCAAGCAACTGGTGGCCGACGGCGTGCTGGGCACCATTCGGAAAGTATACATTGAGTATCCGCAGGGCTGGCTGAGCACCTATGAGGAGGGCGGCGCTAACAAGCAAGCCGCTTGGCGCACCGACCCCGCCCGCAGCGGCGCGGCCGGCGCCATGGGCGACATCGGCACCCACGCCTTCAACCTGCTAGAGTACGTGAGCGGGCTGCAAGTCACGAAATTGTGCGCCGACATCAATGTGGTAGTGCCGGGACGCCAGCTCGATGATGATGGGGCCGTGCTACTGAAAATGTCTAATGGCGCCAGTGGCGTGCTGGTGGCTACCCAAGTAGCAGCCGGCGAGGAAAACAACCTGCGCGTGCGCCTCTACGGTGAGAAAGGCGGCCTCGACTGGCAACAAGCTGACAATAACACCTTGCTGGTGAAGTGGCTGGACAAGCCTACCGAGATTCGCCGGACGGGTGCGCCCTACCTCAGCGCCGCTGCCCTGCACAACAGCCGCATTCCAGCGGGCCACCCCGAGGGCTACCTCGAAGCCTTTGCCAACCTCTACCGCAACTTTGCCCTTACCCTCCTGGCCAACCTGGGTGGTCCCGCTGCTCCAGCCGAAGCCGCCGACTACCCCGGCGTGGAAGATGGTGTGCGGGGCATGGCCTTCATCGAGAGCGTGATTGCCTCCGGTAAGTCGGAACAAAAATGGACGGCGTTTACGGTGTAA
- a CDS encoding sugar phosphate isomerase/epimerase family protein, translating into MKTIKGPAIFLAQFISEQAPFNSLESICKWASDLGYKGIQMPTLDSRFIDLKLAAESQTYADELRGKVADAGLEITELSTHLQGQLVAVHPAYDQLFDGFAPAEVRGNPAARQQWAVQQLKYAAQASRNLGLTAHATFSGALLWPYVYPWPQRPAGLVETGFEELGRRWRPILDVFDEHGVDLCYETHAGEDIHDGISFEQFLAQVDNHPRACLLYDPSHFILQCLDYLEFIDLYHERIKMFHVKDAEFNPSGRQGVYGGYQGWVDRAGRFRSLGDGQVDFTAIFSKLTQYDFSGWAVLEWECALKHPEDGAREGAPFIQDHIIRVTDKAFDDFAASGIDQSLNKTILGL; encoded by the coding sequence ATGAAAACCATCAAAGGACCCGCCATCTTTTTGGCGCAGTTTATCAGTGAGCAGGCGCCGTTCAACAGCCTGGAGAGCATCTGCAAGTGGGCCAGCGACCTGGGGTACAAAGGCATTCAGATGCCTACCCTCGACTCGCGCTTCATCGACCTGAAGCTAGCCGCCGAAAGCCAGACCTACGCCGATGAGCTACGCGGCAAGGTGGCCGATGCTGGCTTGGAAATCACGGAGCTATCCACGCATTTGCAGGGCCAGTTAGTAGCCGTGCACCCGGCCTACGACCAGCTATTCGACGGCTTTGCACCGGCCGAAGTGCGCGGCAACCCCGCCGCCCGCCAGCAGTGGGCCGTGCAGCAGTTGAAATATGCTGCGCAGGCGTCGCGCAACTTAGGCCTCACGGCCCATGCCACTTTCAGCGGCGCGCTATTGTGGCCCTACGTGTACCCGTGGCCCCAACGGCCCGCCGGGCTGGTAGAGACCGGGTTTGAGGAGCTGGGCCGCCGCTGGCGTCCTATTCTGGATGTGTTCGACGAGCACGGGGTAGACCTATGCTACGAAACCCACGCCGGCGAAGACATCCACGATGGCATCAGCTTCGAGCAGTTTTTGGCACAGGTAGACAATCACCCCCGCGCCTGCTTGCTCTACGACCCTTCGCACTTCATCCTGCAATGCCTCGACTACCTAGAGTTCATCGACCTCTACCACGAGCGCATCAAGATGTTCCACGTAAAGGATGCTGAGTTCAACCCCTCGGGCCGGCAAGGCGTGTACGGTGGCTACCAGGGCTGGGTAGACCGGGCCGGGCGGTTCCGCTCTCTGGGCGATGGGCAGGTGGATTTCACCGCCATCTTCAGCAAGCTAACGCAGTACGACTTCTCGGGCTGGGCCGTGCTGGAATGGGAATGCGCCCTGAAGCACCCCGAAGACGGCGCCCGCGAAGGTGCTCCGTTCATTCAGGACCACATCATTCGCGTGACAGACAAAGCTTTTGACGATTTTGCGGCCTCCGGCATCGACCAAAGCCTCAACAAAACCATTTTAGGACTGTAA
- a CDS encoding gluconate 2-dehydrogenase subunit 3 family protein produces MNRRDALGRVALLMGGAVIGGDLFLSGCSTDNSKKTDKTGQEVGQKPDDVLDANQVTLLNEVGETILPATKTPGAKAANVGGFMAVMVRDCYKPEDQKIFVEGITKLNDASKQKYQKDFMGLDAGQRKEFLTALDAEQKQYAQTKTQEQPNHYFRMMKELTLLGFFTSEPGATQALRYLPVPGKYDGNMPYKKGDRAWAT; encoded by the coding sequence ATGAACAGAAGAGATGCACTGGGCCGGGTGGCCCTCCTAATGGGCGGCGCCGTGATTGGCGGCGACCTTTTCCTGAGCGGTTGCTCTACCGACAATTCCAAAAAAACTGACAAGACCGGGCAGGAAGTTGGGCAAAAACCGGACGATGTTCTGGATGCCAACCAGGTAACGCTACTGAATGAGGTAGGCGAGACCATTTTGCCCGCTACCAAAACGCCTGGCGCCAAAGCAGCCAACGTGGGCGGCTTTATGGCCGTGATGGTGCGCGACTGCTACAAGCCCGAAGATCAGAAAATCTTTGTGGAAGGCATTACCAAGCTCAACGACGCCAGCAAGCAGAAGTACCAGAAGGACTTTATGGGTCTCGATGCTGGTCAGCGCAAGGAGTTTCTCACGGCCCTCGACGCCGAGCAGAAGCAGTATGCTCAAACCAAGACGCAGGAGCAGCCCAACCACTACTTCCGCATGATGAAGGAGCTGACCTTGCTGGGCTTCTTCACCTCCGAGCCCGGCGCTACCCAGGCTCTGCGCTACCTGCCCGTGCCCGGCAAATACGACGGCAACATGCCCTACAAAAAAGGCGACCGCGCCTGGGCTACATAA
- a CDS encoding TPM domain-containing protein, which translates to MFRFLVFVLAMALSLSHTAIAAGELPARPNPFTFVTDKAQLLDATDARKLENGLRTYADNNGTQVVVVTVPTLEGRTVADYARDLGTAWGVGQRDRNNGVVVLISAQERQVSIQAGSGLRSQITPELTNRIISQQMGPQFKQGRYFAGLRAGLNTLLQAANPGSAPTPAPAATTPATADNSIATAPMEEPLAEPSAAPFSPGSSDPTPAPSGPGMGTLLLGALAVGGVLWLVVKLFRRKNADNTPNFQPTRPNQPNQGYGPQGGAQQPAPDFFPNRGGTTNNSSGPGIGGMLATGAAAAAGAYLGNRMASGQSHTGNDLQLNNDGNAAAAGVGAAGLGATPPASDAEVNDFFGNQGTANDPGPDYFSDDVASSGGDYFSSDNSYDDSSSDDVGGGGFDDSSDNSSSW; encoded by the coding sequence ATGTTTCGCTTTCTTGTTTTTGTGCTAGCCATGGCCCTCAGCCTAAGTCACACGGCCATTGCAGCCGGTGAGTTACCGGCCCGGCCCAACCCGTTCACCTTCGTAACCGACAAAGCCCAGCTACTCGACGCCACCGATGCCCGCAAGCTGGAAAACGGCCTGCGCACCTACGCCGACAACAACGGCACGCAGGTGGTGGTCGTGACCGTGCCTACCCTGGAAGGCCGCACCGTAGCCGATTATGCCCGTGACCTGGGCACTGCCTGGGGCGTAGGCCAGCGCGACCGAAACAACGGCGTGGTGGTGCTCATATCGGCGCAGGAGCGCCAGGTGAGCATTCAGGCGGGCTCGGGCCTCCGCAGCCAGATTACGCCCGAACTCACCAACCGCATCATCAGCCAGCAAATGGGGCCGCAGTTCAAGCAGGGGCGCTACTTTGCCGGCTTGCGGGCCGGACTGAACACGTTGCTGCAAGCAGCCAACCCTGGCTCGGCGCCTACGCCAGCGCCGGCGGCCACTACGCCCGCCACGGCTGATAACTCGATTGCGACGGCGCCGATGGAGGAGCCGCTGGCAGAACCCTCAGCTGCGCCTTTTTCGCCGGGCTCGTCTGATCCTACCCCTGCGCCCTCGGGACCGGGCATGGGTACCCTGCTGCTTGGCGCCTTGGCAGTGGGCGGCGTACTTTGGTTGGTGGTGAAGCTATTCCGCCGCAAAAACGCCGATAACACCCCTAATTTCCAACCTACCCGCCCGAATCAGCCCAACCAAGGCTACGGCCCACAAGGCGGTGCACAGCAGCCAGCCCCCGATTTTTTCCCGAACCGCGGTGGTACTACAAACAACAGTAGCGGCCCTGGCATTGGCGGCATGTTGGCTACGGGTGCGGCCGCCGCGGCTGGTGCCTACCTCGGCAATCGTATGGCCTCGGGCCAGAGCCACACCGGCAACGACCTGCAATTGAACAATGATGGTAATGCTGCTGCCGCCGGGGTGGGTGCGGCTGGTTTGGGTGCTACCCCGCCCGCCTCAGATGCCGAGGTAAACGACTTCTTCGGTAATCAGGGCACAGCCAACGACCCTGGCCCAGACTACTTTTCTGACGACGTTGCATCCAGCGGCGGCGACTACTTCTCATCCGACAATTCCTACGACGACTCTTCCTCGGATGATGTAGGGGGCGGCGGTTTCGACGACAGCAGCGACAACAGCAGTTCCTGGTAA
- a CDS encoding sugar phosphate isomerase/epimerase family protein, with the protein MTTRRDFLTSVGALATGVLALPTLAHAARVQDIGLQLYSVRDDMMRDAKGTLTSLAKMGYKEIESANSAKGYYYGLSPKEMKQLMQDLGMTLRSGHVGIDNNWQKAVDAAAEAGQQYLVCPSLPTQGQTVSNYERCADTFNKAAEACKKAGVQFAYHNHDAEFAKDNGRVLYDVLLEKTDPRLVAMEMDLGWVVVAGQDPFSYFERYPNRFPLWHLKDMKKGEAHSTVLGTGRLDVAKLLRGAKKSGMKYFFVEQEEYEGAPLASMQRNITYLKGLNY; encoded by the coding sequence ATGACTACCCGAAGAGATTTTCTGACCTCCGTAGGAGCCCTTGCTACCGGTGTACTTGCCCTACCCACCCTGGCGCACGCCGCCCGCGTGCAGGACATTGGTCTTCAGCTGTATAGCGTGCGCGACGATATGATGCGCGATGCCAAGGGCACGCTCACCAGCTTGGCCAAGATGGGCTACAAGGAAATCGAATCGGCCAACAGCGCCAAGGGCTACTACTATGGTCTCAGCCCTAAAGAGATGAAGCAGTTGATGCAGGACCTGGGCATGACGCTTCGTAGCGGCCACGTGGGCATCGACAACAACTGGCAGAAAGCCGTAGACGCCGCCGCCGAAGCCGGGCAGCAGTACCTGGTGTGCCCCTCCCTACCCACCCAGGGCCAGACGGTGAGCAACTACGAGCGGTGCGCCGATACGTTCAACAAAGCCGCCGAAGCCTGCAAAAAAGCCGGGGTGCAGTTTGCTTACCACAACCACGACGCCGAGTTTGCCAAAGACAATGGCCGCGTGCTGTACGATGTACTGCTGGAAAAAACCGACCCGCGCCTGGTGGCTATGGAAATGGACCTGGGCTGGGTGGTAGTCGCCGGTCAGGACCCGTTCAGCTATTTCGAGCGCTACCCCAACCGCTTCCCACTGTGGCACCTCAAGGACATGAAAAAGGGGGAAGCCCACAGCACCGTGCTCGGCACCGGCCGCCTGGATGTGGCCAAGCTGCTGCGCGGCGCCAAGAAGTCGGGCATGAAATACTTCTTTGTGGAGCAGGAAGAGTACGAAGGCGCACCGCTTGCGAGCATGCAGCGCAATATTACCTACCTCAAGGGACTGAACTATTAG
- a CDS encoding RibD family protein, with product MLPRVICHMMTSLDGRIILSRWGHAPNTQEYETTAATFEADAWLCGRVTMEKDFTEGLEPDLQPVTAPLDRTDFVAEHSADSFVVAVDAHGKLGWESADIDGEHIISVLSEQVSDEYLAYLRRVGVSYVFGGAKELDFKQVLTKLGELFSIQTILLEGGGHLNGSLLKAGLIDELSVLHYPVVDGAASSPTLFEQGDQPGPPRQFTLQHVEQRPEGILWLRYAAAKG from the coding sequence ATGCTACCCCGCGTAATCTGCCACATGATGACTTCCCTGGACGGCCGCATTATTCTGAGCCGCTGGGGCCATGCGCCCAACACCCAGGAGTACGAAACCACCGCCGCTACCTTCGAAGCCGACGCTTGGCTGTGCGGCCGCGTGACCATGGAAAAGGACTTCACCGAAGGCCTGGAACCCGACCTGCAACCCGTAACCGCACCCCTCGACCGCACCGACTTCGTAGCCGAGCACTCCGCCGACTCCTTTGTGGTGGCCGTAGACGCGCACGGCAAGCTGGGCTGGGAGTCAGCCGATATTGATGGGGAGCATATTATCAGTGTGCTGTCGGAGCAGGTGAGCGACGAATACCTCGCCTACCTGCGCCGTGTGGGCGTGTCCTACGTGTTTGGCGGAGCCAAGGAATTGGACTTCAAACAAGTACTAACCAAGCTGGGTGAGTTGTTTTCGATTCAGACCATCTTACTGGAAGGCGGCGGCCACCTCAACGGCTCGTTGCTGAAGGCTGGGCTGATAGACGAACTGAGCGTACTGCACTACCCGGTGGTAGACGGCGCGGCCTCGTCGCCTACCCTCTTCGAGCAAGGCGACCAGCCGGGGCCACCGCGCCAGTTTACGTTGCAACACGTAGAGCAACGGCCCGAAGGCATTCTGTGGCTGCGCTACGCCGCCGCGAAAGGGTAG